Proteins encoded within one genomic window of Lynx canadensis isolate LIC74 chromosome B2, mLynCan4.pri.v2, whole genome shotgun sequence:
- the LOC115513795 gene encoding HLA class II histocompatibility antigen, DM beta chain: MNTLLPLLLGLSLGSTRAGGFLAHVESTCLLDDDGTPKDFTYCVSFNKDLLTCWDPQTSQMAPCEFGVLSVLANYLSDYLNQQESLLQRLSNGLQDCATHTQSFWGSLTHRTRPPTVQVAKTTPFNTKERVMLACYVWGFYPADVNISWRKNGQPVLPHRSAPKMAQPNGDWTYQTVSHLATTPSFGDTYTCVVDHIGALEPICEDWTPGLSPMQTLKVSVAAVTLVLGLIIFSLGLLSWRKASSSGYIFLPGSSYPEGQHIS; this comes from the exons GTGGCTTTTTAGCCCATGTGGAAAGCACCTGTCTGTTGGATGATGATGGGACTCCAAAGGATTTCACATATTGTGTCTCCTTCAACAAGGATTTGCTGACCTGCTGGGATCCCCAAACATCCCAAATGGCCCCTTGTGAATTTGGGGTACTGAGTGTCTTGGCGAATTACCTCTCAGATTACCTCAACCAACAGGAAAGCCTACTCCAGCGCTTGTCTAATGGGCTCCAGGACTGTGCCACACATACCCAGTCCTTCTGGGGATCACTGACCCACAGGACAC GGCCACCAACTGTGCAGGTAGCCAAAACCACTCCTTTTAACACGAAGGAGCGTGTGATGCTGGCCTGCTACGTGTGGGGCTTCTATCCAGCTGATGTGAATATTTCATGGAGGAAGAATGGGCAGCCTGTCCTCCCTCACAGAAGTGCCCCTAAGATGGCTCAGCCCAATGGAGACTGGACGTATCAGACCGTCTCTCATTTAGCCACAACTCCCTCTTTCGGGGACACCTACACCTGCGTGGTGGATCACATCGGGGCTCTTGAGCCCATCTGCGAGGACTGGA CACCTGGGCTGTCCCCGATGCAGACACTGAAGGTTTCGGTGGCTGCAGTGACTCTGGTCCTGGGCctcatcattttctctcttgGTTTGCTCAGCTGGCGGAAAGCTAGCTCCTCTG gcTATATTTTCCTCCCTGGGTCCAGTTATCCAGAAG GTCAACACATCTCCTAG